In Spirosoma aureum, a single genomic region encodes these proteins:
- a CDS encoding glycosyl hydrolase, translating to MINANYCLRFFAFFISLSLWLADGKSLAQLPGGLAKIVPPAKQSANAKPWVFWYWMQGGVSKEGITADLEAMKETGIGGAYLMPIKGVTDPPLYTPATAQLSPRWWDMVRFTMQEAKRLGLEMGMHVSDGFALAGGPWITPALSMQKVVYASMQVQGNQAISVKLPQPPANEGYYKDIAVLAFPSFRGSPDGSNESVQPKITSSKPGVNPQFLIDRTSKESFKSDTACWIQYAFDQPFTCRSVLIRTGGNNYQAQRLQIEVSNDGKTFRPIERLEPPRHGWQDTDADVTHAITPTTARYFRFVYDKAGSEPGAEDLDAAKWKPGLKLIGLELSAEPRINQFEGKSAIVWRVGKRAIPAVNDPKQGDPANLADQSIDKLAIPLSKVINLTDKLTADGHLNWNAPAGSWTIMRIGHTSTGHTNATAGAGKGLECDKFNSEAISLQFTSWFGEAQRQIGPELSKNVLKVFHVDSWECGSQNWSSNFASEFKKRRGYELTPYLPVIAGIPIESVEVSEQVLYDIRRTVADLIVDVFYKTLADLAHENGVTFTAESVAPTMTSDGLAHYKRVDVPMGEFWLNSPTHDKPNDMLDAVSAAHIYGKNIVQAEGFTTVRMAWDEHPGMLKTLQDRNYALGINKLVYHVFTHNPWLDRKPGMTLDGVGLYFQRDQTWWKSVSAWVDYARRCQTLLQIGKPVADIAVFTGEDIPRRAVLPDRLVSTLPGIFGKEVVKKEAKRLANAGEPLRQKPAGVTHSANMADPENWVDPLRGYAYDSFSPDALNTLANMQGGRVSFAPGTAYSLLVLPDKHPLNMNNRFMTPETAARFLKLVNEGAMVLVGEKPIFSAGKGADKQITTLTDQLWGGSFDQVSDGETSFRMKRLGKGRVIQTPYQVGSFEKLGLSRDVDFTETTGEYARNIAWTHRTDGQMDLYFIANQEAIQRDITVSFRQMGRAPELYNAVTDELTEAKQWSNQQGRTQLSVRLEPNSSLFVLFRKPAQLTAYSGKNWTDFRPVKTLEGSWEVQFDTAYGGPKQPQTFAQLTDWSQSADSSIRYYSGTATYSKIVNWAPPSATSPQRFWLDLGNIANIADVKLNGVSCGVAWTAPYRIEITHVLKTGENRLTIDVSNTWANRLIGDQLRPESRRITRTTAPFRLQGKPLLKAGLLGPVQILVDAPDQSHK from the coding sequence ATGATAAACGCTAACTATTGCTTACGATTTTTTGCTTTCTTCATTTCACTTTCTCTATGGCTGGCTGATGGAAAATCATTGGCTCAGTTGCCGGGTGGATTGGCAAAGATCGTTCCTCCGGCTAAACAGTCGGCTAATGCCAAACCATGGGTATTCTGGTACTGGATGCAGGGTGGCGTCTCGAAAGAAGGCATCACGGCCGATCTGGAAGCGATGAAAGAGACTGGTATCGGTGGCGCTTACCTGATGCCCATAAAGGGTGTAACAGACCCGCCACTATATACGCCCGCAACCGCGCAACTTAGCCCGCGTTGGTGGGACATGGTGCGATTTACGATGCAGGAGGCTAAACGGCTGGGGCTGGAGATGGGCATGCACGTGAGCGATGGCTTCGCGCTGGCTGGTGGTCCCTGGATAACGCCCGCCTTATCGATGCAGAAAGTAGTGTATGCATCGATGCAGGTTCAGGGTAATCAAGCCATTTCGGTTAAGCTCCCGCAACCACCGGCTAATGAAGGCTATTACAAAGACATTGCCGTACTGGCATTCCCATCGTTTAGGGGGTCGCCCGATGGCTCGAACGAAAGCGTTCAACCCAAAATCACATCCAGCAAACCTGGCGTAAATCCGCAGTTTTTGATTGATCGGACCAGTAAGGAAAGCTTTAAAAGTGACACTGCCTGCTGGATTCAATATGCGTTTGATCAGCCATTTACCTGCCGTTCAGTTCTCATCCGGACGGGGGGTAATAACTACCAGGCGCAGCGATTACAGATCGAGGTCAGCAATGATGGCAAAACCTTTCGGCCGATTGAGCGCCTTGAACCACCCCGGCATGGCTGGCAGGATACCGATGCCGATGTCACTCACGCCATTACACCAACTACGGCCCGCTATTTCCGATTTGTGTATGATAAAGCCGGATCAGAACCGGGAGCCGAAGATCTGGATGCCGCCAAGTGGAAACCGGGGCTGAAACTCATCGGTCTGGAACTCTCGGCTGAACCCCGAATTAATCAGTTTGAAGGAAAATCGGCGATTGTCTGGCGGGTCGGTAAACGAGCGATTCCTGCTGTGAACGACCCTAAGCAGGGCGACCCCGCGAATTTGGCAGATCAAAGCATTGATAAGCTAGCCATTCCCCTCAGCAAAGTGATCAATCTGACTGACAAACTGACGGCAGACGGCCACCTGAACTGGAATGCGCCCGCTGGCTCATGGACCATCATGCGCATCGGTCATACCTCTACGGGACACACAAATGCAACGGCCGGGGCGGGTAAAGGACTGGAATGCGACAAGTTTAACTCTGAAGCCATATCCCTTCAGTTTACAAGCTGGTTTGGTGAAGCGCAGCGACAAATCGGCCCCGAACTGAGCAAAAACGTCCTGAAAGTCTTCCATGTCGACAGTTGGGAGTGTGGTAGTCAGAACTGGTCATCCAACTTTGCCAGCGAATTCAAAAAACGGCGGGGCTATGAATTAACACCTTATCTGCCGGTTATAGCGGGTATTCCCATCGAGAGCGTTGAGGTATCGGAACAGGTGTTATATGATATTCGCCGAACGGTGGCCGATCTGATTGTCGATGTATTTTATAAAACACTGGCGGATTTGGCTCATGAAAACGGAGTTACGTTTACCGCCGAAAGTGTAGCCCCAACCATGACCAGCGATGGACTGGCGCATTACAAACGGGTCGATGTGCCGATGGGTGAATTCTGGCTGAACAGCCCAACGCACGACAAACCAAACGACATGCTCGATGCGGTGTCGGCGGCTCATATCTACGGGAAAAATATCGTACAGGCCGAGGGATTTACCACCGTTCGGATGGCCTGGGACGAGCATCCGGGTATGTTGAAAACGCTTCAGGATCGTAACTACGCGTTGGGCATAAACAAGTTAGTGTATCATGTTTTCACCCATAACCCCTGGCTCGACCGAAAACCGGGCATGACACTCGACGGTGTTGGACTTTATTTTCAACGGGATCAGACCTGGTGGAAATCGGTCAGCGCCTGGGTCGATTATGCCCGTCGATGTCAGACCCTTCTGCAAATCGGAAAGCCAGTAGCGGATATTGCCGTTTTTACGGGCGAAGACATTCCCCGACGGGCTGTTCTACCGGATCGGCTGGTTTCGACTCTGCCCGGTATTTTCGGCAAAGAAGTAGTTAAAAAAGAGGCAAAGCGACTGGCCAATGCAGGTGAACCGTTGCGGCAGAAGCCAGCAGGCGTAACGCATTCGGCTAACATGGCCGATCCTGAAAATTGGGTAGATCCGCTACGAGGGTATGCCTATGATTCATTCAGCCCTGATGCGCTGAACACGCTGGCGAATATGCAAGGGGGCAGGGTGTCATTTGCACCGGGCACGGCCTATTCGTTGCTCGTGTTACCAGATAAGCACCCGCTAAACATGAATAACCGGTTCATGACTCCCGAAACGGCCGCCAGGTTTCTCAAACTGGTCAATGAAGGAGCTATGGTTCTGGTTGGTGAAAAGCCCATTTTCTCGGCGGGTAAAGGCGCTGATAAGCAAATTACTACGCTGACCGATCAGCTGTGGGGCGGGTCATTTGACCAGGTATCTGACGGGGAGACTTCCTTCCGGATGAAGCGCCTTGGGAAAGGTAGGGTTATTCAAACACCTTATCAGGTTGGTTCCTTTGAAAAGCTTGGCCTTTCACGGGATGTAGATTTCACCGAAACGACTGGCGAGTACGCCCGCAACATTGCCTGGACACATCGGACAGATGGGCAGATGGATCTTTATTTCATTGCCAATCAGGAGGCCATCCAACGCGACATTACAGTTTCGTTTCGGCAAATGGGAAGAGCACCAGAGCTTTACAACGCCGTTACGGATGAATTAACCGAAGCGAAACAGTGGAGCAATCAACAGGGCCGAACGCAATTATCGGTACGGTTAGAACCCAACTCATCGCTATTCGTACTCTTTCGCAAACCGGCTCAACTAACTGCCTATTCGGGTAAGAATTGGACCGATTTTCGGCCAGTAAAAACGCTGGAAGGTTCGTGGGAAGTGCAGTTTGATACGGCATATGGCGGCCCCAAACAACCCCAAACCTTTGCTCAACTCACCGACTGGAGCCAATCAGCTGACTCGTCCATTCGTTATTATTCAGGTACGGCAACGTACTCGAAAATCGTTAACTGGGCTCCTCCATCCGCTACTTCGCCACAGCGTTTCTGGCTCGATTTAGGCAACATCGCCAACATCGCCGATGTCAAACTAAATGGCGTTTCCTGTGGTGTTGCATGGACGGCTCCGTATCGGATTGAGATCACGCACGTACTCAAAACCGGCGAAAACCGGCTAACCATCGACGTTAGCAATACCTGGGCCAATCGCCTGATTGGCGATCAGTTGCGGCCCGAATCCAGGCGCATCACCCGAACTACGGCGCCGTTCCGATTACAGGGGAAACCACTACTGAAAGCGGGCTTGCTGGGGCCAGTTCAGATTTTAGTGGACGCTCCTGATCAATCCCATAAATAG
- a CDS encoding glycoside hydrolase family 2 TIM barrel-domain containing protein has product MLYKVIAFCLLIPVIGNAQLVDKTPAAIPNQPRIYQSEPYEDPLVSGINRDASRATAYSFATVNDALSVNRDKTSRNLSLNGEWDFAFSLKPADAPSDFYTKRVSGWKKIPVPSSWEMQGYDKPIYKSAVYPFRPVNPPHVPQDYNGVGCYQRTFTVPTDWSNMNVTLHFGGVSSAYKVWLNGKFVGYAEDSFLSSEFNITPYLQKGENVLSVWVIRWSDGSFLEDQDQWRMSGIHREVMLMAEPKLRIADFFYQTKLDGEYKDALLSIRPRIENMTGKEVPGYQLKAQLYTRQNEPVFEKPLQTSVESIINEIYPRLDNAKFGILETTVKNPAKWSDEEPNLYTLVLSLEDSTGKLLEAKSCKLGFRSIEFSKEDSKLLINGKKTYLYGVNRPDHHPTKGKALTREDLLQDVLTIKRFNFNCIRTSHYPSDPYLYDLCDEFGILVIDEANLETHGLGSKLSNDAMWTGAYLERSSRMALRDKNHPSIIFWSLGNEAGRGPNHAAMAAWIHDFDITRPVHYEPAMGSPAMAGYMDNKDPRYLKPNDHSHRIQNPQDQYYVDMVSRMYPAMYTPELLASQANGDTRPIFFCEYAHAMGNSVGNIREFWDLFRRTKRVIGGCIWEFKDQGLLKKDEQGTPFFAYGGDYGEKYFDNFTIKGVVAADGRPKAAMYECKRVFQGIESEWKDAQKGLIHITNRHAVKNASVYSGQISIREDGRVTATQPLPILNLAAGHDTVLNISAFLPKQKNGSEYLADIQFSLAADAPWALKGFDAASNQLPIPQTSTEPIRKISGAAVSLSEDGKIYTVKGDGFAVEINKTNGALSSYKLAGKEQIFSPLLPHFSRPLTDNDKRGWKPQRKLKPWYDPQLALKTLTVQTIDKSSIKLTSTYSLINDSARVEVNYLVRGDGVVGVDFAIKPTFPLPNMPKVGMQGGIERSYESITWYGRGPLENYVDRRYGFDAGVYSKTLTDFMEPYVVPQENGNRTDVRWMYLSNSGTKSGLLVVADSLLSMSAWPYTEASIQSAKHTNKLQDAGYITLNIDLMQMGVGGNDSWSDVAAPLDQYQIKAKPYQYRFYLLPLTKPKEEPGAIARKIKDVHRTSRTPLPDRSTLTGSLN; this is encoded by the coding sequence ATGCTTTATAAGGTAATCGCTTTTTGTCTGCTTATTCCGGTCATTGGCAATGCCCAGTTAGTTGACAAGACTCCGGCGGCTATACCCAACCAACCGCGTATCTATCAGTCTGAGCCTTACGAAGATCCACTGGTTAGTGGTATCAATCGGGATGCCTCAAGAGCCACAGCTTATTCGTTTGCTACTGTAAACGATGCGCTCAGCGTCAACCGGGATAAAACATCCCGAAACCTTTCCCTGAACGGTGAATGGGATTTTGCGTTTTCGCTAAAACCTGCCGATGCTCCATCTGATTTTTATACAAAACGGGTTAGCGGCTGGAAGAAAATACCGGTGCCGTCGAGTTGGGAAATGCAGGGATACGATAAACCCATTTACAAAAGCGCCGTATATCCGTTTCGCCCCGTCAACCCGCCACACGTACCGCAGGATTACAACGGCGTCGGCTGTTACCAGCGCACCTTTACGGTCCCCACCGACTGGAGCAACATGAATGTTACGCTTCATTTCGGGGGTGTCAGCTCGGCTTACAAAGTGTGGCTGAACGGGAAGTTCGTCGGCTATGCTGAAGATAGCTTTCTGTCGTCTGAATTTAATATTACTCCCTATTTACAGAAAGGCGAAAACGTGTTGTCTGTTTGGGTCATTCGCTGGAGTGACGGGTCGTTTCTGGAAGATCAGGATCAATGGCGAATGAGTGGTATCCACCGGGAAGTGATGCTGATGGCTGAACCTAAACTGCGCATTGCCGACTTCTTTTATCAGACCAAACTGGACGGTGAATACAAAGACGCGTTGCTCAGCATTCGCCCCCGTATCGAGAATATGACCGGGAAAGAAGTGCCTGGTTACCAACTCAAAGCTCAGTTGTACACCAGACAAAACGAACCTGTTTTTGAGAAGCCGCTACAGACTAGTGTTGAGTCGATTATCAACGAAATTTATCCACGTCTCGACAACGCCAAGTTCGGAATTCTGGAAACCACCGTTAAAAATCCGGCCAAATGGAGCGATGAGGAGCCGAACTTATACACGCTGGTTTTGTCGCTGGAAGACAGTACCGGAAAACTGCTGGAAGCAAAAAGCTGCAAGCTTGGCTTTCGATCGATCGAGTTCTCCAAAGAAGACAGTAAGCTATTGATCAATGGGAAAAAGACCTACCTCTACGGGGTCAATCGTCCCGATCATCACCCCACAAAAGGTAAAGCCCTGACTCGTGAGGATCTCTTGCAGGATGTGCTGACCATCAAGCGCTTCAATTTCAACTGTATTCGCACCAGCCATTACCCCAGCGATCCCTATCTCTACGATCTCTGCGATGAATTTGGCATTCTGGTCATCGATGAGGCTAATCTCGAAACGCACGGACTGGGCTCCAAACTCAGCAACGATGCCATGTGGACGGGCGCGTATCTGGAACGAAGCAGCCGTATGGCATTGCGCGACAAAAACCATCCGTCGATCATTTTCTGGAGTTTAGGTAATGAAGCGGGCCGGGGCCCCAATCACGCGGCTATGGCGGCCTGGATTCATGATTTTGATATCACCCGCCCCGTTCATTACGAACCGGCAATGGGAAGCCCGGCTATGGCCGGATATATGGATAACAAAGATCCGCGTTATCTGAAGCCAAACGATCATTCACATCGCATTCAAAATCCTCAGGATCAGTATTATGTGGATATGGTAAGCCGCATGTATCCGGCAATGTATACGCCCGAATTGCTGGCCAGTCAGGCCAATGGCGATACACGACCGATTTTCTTTTGTGAGTACGCCCACGCAATGGGTAACTCCGTTGGAAATATCCGTGAGTTCTGGGATTTATTCCGTCGGACAAAACGCGTTATTGGCGGCTGTATCTGGGAGTTCAAAGATCAGGGTTTGTTGAAAAAAGATGAGCAGGGAACGCCCTTTTTTGCCTATGGTGGCGATTATGGAGAGAAGTATTTCGACAACTTCACCATCAAGGGCGTTGTGGCGGCCGATGGTCGCCCTAAAGCGGCCATGTACGAATGCAAACGCGTTTTTCAGGGTATCGAATCCGAATGGAAGGATGCGCAAAAGGGCTTGATACACATCACGAATCGTCATGCGGTGAAAAATGCCAGCGTCTATTCTGGCCAGATCAGTATCCGTGAGGATGGTCGTGTTACCGCAACGCAGCCGCTGCCCATCCTGAATCTGGCTGCGGGTCACGACACGGTCCTCAATATTTCAGCCTTCTTGCCGAAGCAGAAAAACGGTTCTGAATACCTGGCTGATATTCAGTTTTCGCTGGCGGCCGATGCTCCCTGGGCTCTAAAAGGTTTTGACGCTGCTTCCAATCAGTTACCCATTCCTCAAACCAGCACAGAACCCATTCGAAAGATATCGGGCGCTGCTGTTTCGCTGAGCGAAGATGGTAAAATTTATACCGTAAAGGGAGATGGTTTCGCCGTTGAAATCAATAAAACAAACGGGGCATTAAGTTCCTATAAACTCGCCGGGAAAGAACAGATTTTTTCGCCTTTATTGCCCCATTTCTCCCGCCCATTGACCGATAATGACAAACGCGGCTGGAAACCCCAGCGAAAGCTGAAACCCTGGTATGATCCTCAGTTAGCGCTAAAAACACTCACCGTGCAGACAATCGACAAGAGCTCGATTAAATTGACCAGTACGTACTCGCTCATTAACGACAGTGCCCGTGTCGAGGTCAATTATCTGGTTCGGGGCGATGGTGTTGTTGGCGTTGATTTTGCGATAAAACCAACGTTCCCACTGCCAAATATGCCTAAAGTCGGTATGCAGGGTGGTATCGAACGGAGCTATGAATCCATTACGTGGTATGGGCGTGGGCCACTGGAAAATTATGTGGACCGGCGGTATGGTTTTGATGCGGGTGTTTATTCGAAAACGCTGACTGACTTCATGGAACCCTATGTTGTACCCCAGGAAAATGGGAACCGAACCGACGTAAGATGGATGTATTTGAGTAATTCAGGTACTAAAAGCGGCTTACTGGTGGTAGCGGATAGTCTGCTGAGCATGAGTGCGTGGCCATACACAGAAGCCAGCATTCAGTCGGCAAAGCATACCAACAAACTACAGGATGCGGGGTATATCACCCTGAATATCGATTTGATGCAGATGGGCGTAGGCGGTAATGATAGCTGGAGCGATGTGGCTGCCCCACTCGATCAGTATCAGATTAAGGCAAAACCCTATCAGTATCGTTTTTACCTGCTACCGCTTACGAAACCGAAAGAAGAACCGGGCGCAATAGCCAGGAAGATCAAAGACGTTCATAGAACATCCAGGACTCCACTTCCTGATCGTTCTACACTAACAGGAAGTTTGAACTAA
- a CDS encoding aceric acid hydrolase: protein MNLKRKFLINACVGLTSMLGSLTVCAQPKGLVNTSQSKFARLQGVNMSDVTWTTGFWADRFKVCRDSMVPHLWQTYTDPNLSHSFENFKVAAGLSAGNFKGPSFHDGDFYKTLESLAGMYALTRDKKLDAMMDEAIAVIGKAQTPDGYIYTKAIIQQKKTGEKKMFDDKLSFEAYNFGHLMTAACVHYRATGKTSLLDIAKKATNFLIGFYNNASPEQARNAICPSHYMGVIEMYRTTRDPAYLALAQKLIDIRGLSEGTDDNSDRVPFRKMTKVIGHAVRANYLFAGAADVFAETGDSTLLSTLDLMWDDVVNHKMYVTGGCGALYDGVSPEGTSYKPDTVQKIHQAYGKAYQLPNHSAHNETCANIGNLLWNYRMLQITGNAKYADVMELALYNSILSGISLDGNKFFYTNPLSASDDYPYHMRWMGGRQKYIRLSNCCPPNTVRTLAEVSNYAYSVSDKGLWLNLFGANQLSTTLEDGSPIRLTQETAYPWDGAIKLSLEQVPAKSFSLFVRIPGWCQGATIKINGSPVAAVIKSGDYAELNRSWKAGDKVEINLPMPVKLIEANPLVEETRNQVAVKRGPVVYCLESIDNQNKKITGLALSPRNKLKPTRIVIENSEVMALEGEAQQVENGTWSNQLYREVSDKTPASTNVRLIPYYAWSNRGRSEMSVWIPLIR, encoded by the coding sequence ATGAACCTGAAAAGAAAATTTCTGATAAACGCATGCGTGGGGCTGACTTCAATGCTCGGCAGTCTGACCGTCTGCGCTCAACCCAAGGGATTGGTGAATACATCGCAGAGTAAGTTTGCCCGGTTGCAGGGGGTGAACATGAGCGATGTGACCTGGACAACAGGCTTTTGGGCGGATCGTTTTAAGGTTTGTCGTGACTCGATGGTGCCGCATCTGTGGCAAACCTATACCGATCCGAATCTTAGTCATTCGTTCGAGAACTTTAAAGTAGCGGCTGGCCTTAGCGCGGGAAATTTTAAAGGACCGTCGTTTCACGATGGCGATTTTTATAAAACACTGGAATCGCTGGCGGGCATGTATGCCCTGACCCGAGACAAAAAACTCGATGCGATGATGGACGAGGCCATTGCCGTTATCGGTAAGGCACAAACGCCCGATGGCTACATTTATACAAAAGCCATTATCCAGCAAAAGAAAACGGGCGAGAAAAAGATGTTCGATGATAAGCTTAGTTTCGAAGCCTATAATTTCGGCCATCTGATGACAGCCGCCTGTGTTCACTACCGGGCAACGGGTAAAACGTCATTGCTGGATATTGCCAAGAAGGCAACGAATTTTCTGATTGGCTTTTACAACAATGCAAGCCCTGAGCAGGCTCGGAATGCGATTTGTCCGTCACACTACATGGGCGTTATTGAAATGTATCGCACCACCCGCGATCCCGCTTACCTGGCGCTGGCTCAAAAGCTGATCGATATTCGTGGACTTTCGGAAGGTACCGATGATAATTCCGACCGGGTGCCATTCCGTAAAATGACAAAAGTGATCGGTCACGCGGTTCGGGCAAATTACCTATTTGCGGGCGCTGCCGATGTGTTTGCCGAAACGGGTGATAGTACGCTGCTGTCTACGCTCGATCTGATGTGGGACGATGTGGTCAATCACAAAATGTACGTAACAGGCGGATGCGGTGCTTTGTACGATGGCGTTTCGCCGGAAGGCACTTCGTATAAACCCGATACCGTGCAGAAAATTCACCAGGCTTATGGTAAAGCCTATCAGCTGCCGAATCACTCGGCCCATAACGAAACCTGTGCCAACATTGGCAATCTGCTCTGGAATTACCGGATGTTGCAAATTACCGGCAATGCCAAATACGCTGACGTGATGGAGTTGGCGCTCTACAACAGCATTTTGTCGGGTATAAGCCTGGATGGGAACAAGTTCTTCTATACCAATCCATTGAGTGCATCGGACGATTATCCGTACCATATGCGCTGGATGGGAGGGCGGCAGAAATACATCCGATTGTCGAACTGTTGTCCGCCCAACACCGTGCGTACCCTTGCCGAAGTGAGCAACTATGCCTACAGCGTGTCGGACAAGGGACTATGGCTGAATTTATTCGGTGCTAACCAGTTGTCTACTACCCTCGAAGATGGTTCACCCATTCGGTTGACGCAGGAAACGGCTTACCCCTGGGATGGAGCCATTAAACTCAGTCTGGAGCAAGTACCCGCTAAATCGTTTTCGCTGTTTGTTCGTATACCGGGCTGGTGTCAGGGCGCAACAATAAAAATAAATGGTTCGCCAGTAGCAGCAGTGATCAAATCGGGCGACTATGCTGAGCTTAACCGGAGCTGGAAGGCAGGCGATAAAGTAGAAATCAACCTGCCGATGCCAGTAAAACTGATCGAAGCGAATCCACTGGTCGAAGAGACCCGCAATCAGGTGGCGGTCAAACGGGGGCCGGTTGTGTATTGCCTGGAATCGATCGACAATCAGAATAAAAAGATAACCGGGCTTGCTTTGTCGCCCAGAAACAAGTTGAAGCCAACCCGCATCGTGATCGAAAATAGTGAGGTGATGGCGCTGGAAGGCGAAGCCCAGCAGGTCGAGAATGGAACCTGGTCGAACCAGCTTTACCGCGAAGTATCGGACAAAACGCCGGCTTCAACGAACGTTCGGCTGATTCCATATTATGCCTGGAGTAATCGTGGGCGCTCCGAAATGTCGGTCTGGATTCCGTTGATTCGGTAG
- a CDS encoding MGH1-like glycoside hydrolase domain-containing protein: MKSIQHYIVILTLCLLQTTRCRAQSANVLSTDKLRQYVSLFNTIDQEEAVKNYVPNDQSFEWLAKNIPLFDCPDSALREIYYYRWWAFRKHLKETPEGYIFTEFITKMNHAGKYNAISSALGHHIYEGRWLHNPQYIDDYISFWLYVDPKHTVQRFHAFSSWVDDAVYNRYLVNLDKPFIQKNLLALDADYRKWQQEKQLPDGLFWQFDVRDAMEESISGSRKEKNRRPTINSYMYGNAKALAEMAALVKNDTLQRLYQRQAAELKKLTLDSLWNKDDLFFEVKHENGSFAKAREAIGFIPWYFNLPDDKAEYARQWDQLTDTTGFDAPWGITTAERRHPLFRTHGSGHGCEWDGPVWPFATTQTLKGLANLLTDYKNQGRMTKTVFYDELQKYARSHTMNGQLYLGEYQDEKTGEWLKGDNPRSKFYNHSGFADLIISDLIGLKPHADNTLEIHPLIPEGKWDWFCLDNVLYHGKILTVLFDKTGTHYGKGKGFIVFSDGKPVLKREKPAPVTIRKF, encoded by the coding sequence ATGAAGTCAATTCAGCATTATATAGTCATCCTGACCCTATGCCTCCTGCAAACAACCCGTTGCCGGGCACAGTCGGCCAATGTGCTGTCTACTGATAAACTCAGGCAATACGTAAGCCTGTTTAACACCATCGATCAGGAAGAAGCCGTCAAAAACTACGTGCCTAATGACCAGTCATTTGAGTGGCTTGCCAAAAATATCCCGCTGTTCGACTGCCCCGATTCGGCCTTGCGGGAGATCTACTACTACCGTTGGTGGGCTTTTCGGAAGCATCTGAAAGAAACGCCGGAGGGGTATATCTTTACGGAATTTATTACGAAAATGAACCATGCGGGAAAATACAATGCTATCAGCAGCGCATTGGGTCATCACATTTATGAAGGTCGCTGGCTACACAATCCGCAGTATATCGACGACTACATTTCATTCTGGCTCTATGTCGATCCGAAACATACGGTCCAGAGATTTCATGCGTTCAGCAGCTGGGTAGACGATGCAGTCTATAACCGTTACCTCGTCAATCTGGACAAACCGTTTATTCAGAAAAACCTGCTGGCTTTAGATGCCGACTACCGCAAGTGGCAGCAGGAAAAACAACTACCTGATGGCCTGTTCTGGCAATTTGACGTCCGCGATGCGATGGAAGAGTCCATCAGCGGATCGCGGAAAGAGAAAAACCGCCGGCCTACCATTAACAGCTACATGTACGGCAATGCAAAAGCGTTAGCGGAAATGGCTGCGTTGGTAAAGAACGATACGCTTCAACGGCTGTATCAACGGCAGGCTGCTGAACTGAAAAAGCTGACACTCGATAGTTTGTGGAACAAGGACGACCTCTTTTTTGAGGTAAAGCATGAAAATGGGAGCTTTGCCAAAGCCCGCGAAGCCATTGGATTTATTCCCTGGTATTTTAACCTTCCCGACGACAAAGCGGAGTATGCCCGTCAATGGGATCAACTGACCGATACCACGGGTTTCGACGCTCCCTGGGGTATCACGACGGCCGAACGAAGGCACCCGCTTTTCCGTACGCATGGATCTGGGCATGGGTGCGAGTGGGATGGGCCTGTCTGGCCGTTTGCCACCACGCAAACCCTGAAAGGACTGGCTAACCTGCTCACGGATTACAAAAACCAGGGCCGCATGACGAAGACCGTTTTTTACGATGAGTTGCAGAAATACGCCCGGTCACATACCATGAACGGCCAGTTGTATCTGGGCGAATATCAGGACGAAAAAACGGGCGAATGGCTCAAAGGCGATAACCCAAGGAGTAAATTTTACAATCATTCGGGCTTTGCCGATTTAATTATCAGTGACCTGATCGGCCTTAAACCACACGCCGACAATACGCTGGAAATCCATCCACTAATTCCTGAGGGTAAATGGGATTGGTTTTGCCTCGACAATGTTCTGTATCACGGAAAAATTCTAACCGTTCTGTTCGATAAAACCGGGACCCATTACGGAAAAGGGAAGGGCTTCATAGTCTTTTCTGATGGGAAACCAGTACTAAAGAGAGAAAAGCCAGCGCCAGTAACGATTCGAAAGTTCTAG